In one window of Sinorhizobium chiapasense DNA:
- a CDS encoding polysaccharide biosynthesis protein, giving the protein MIWAVFSAASEIARRRLRMAAHSVQKSPALYAADLGSAAIALAVALLLRYGVADLSARPESASVLLWSSIQYIGVCAFVFPLSGLYSRNWKYGSISDLFIILRAVLLTSLLLVSLLFFSTRLSEIPRTVVPMQSLLLIAFLAAARLSFRAEEIPLARPVFKGKVANDDHRIPLLLVGAGDAADLYLRALARAPNSTYLPVACLDENADQVGMSLRGVPIAGSVDDFEKVVAELQQLGKQPRHVVFTEAPAAFGEGASDNLLRSAERLGIAVSRLSQMTELKRAKGDNPYELRSIELTDLLERPQAALDREAIARLVRGRRVLITGAGGSIGSELTTQVAACGPAEIVLIENTEYNLYAIDMVLNENFAGVPRSSYLCSVRRSQRVEEIFERHRPEMVFHAAALKHVPMVELNPCEGVLTNVIGTMNVANAAKKFGTLAMVQISTDKVVNSTSVMGATKRLAELYCQALDLDGHRTGKGPRFMTVRFGNVLGSSGSLIPLFKRQLARGGPLTVTDPCMTRFFMTIREAVELTLQASAYGFEKQIGQGEIFVLDMGEPIKIIDIARRMIRLAGFTPDQDIEIKIIGPRPGEKLFEELFDETDKRITSPVPGVLGAVPNPIPLPKLRDAFARLRRHAERGNEPSLISVMCELLPRYEHGNSTATTQVKGRRSALRPKERAKARAPRTGFGKSTRSVLRLPGNQG; this is encoded by the coding sequence TTGATCTGGGCTGTCTTTTCAGCCGCGTCAGAAATAGCTCGGCGCCGGTTGCGCATGGCCGCTCACAGCGTGCAGAAATCCCCGGCACTTTACGCCGCCGATCTCGGCTCCGCCGCCATCGCGCTCGCCGTGGCCCTGTTGCTTCGGTACGGCGTCGCCGACCTTAGTGCGCGACCTGAATCCGCCTCGGTGCTGCTATGGTCCAGCATCCAGTACATCGGTGTATGCGCGTTCGTATTCCCGTTGTCCGGCCTCTACAGCCGCAATTGGAAATACGGCTCTATCTCTGATCTGTTCATCATACTTCGAGCGGTATTGCTGACATCCTTGCTGCTCGTCTCGCTCCTTTTCTTCTCGACCAGGTTGAGCGAAATCCCAAGAACCGTCGTTCCGATGCAGTCGCTTCTGCTCATTGCTTTCCTCGCCGCCGCGCGATTGAGCTTCCGCGCCGAGGAAATTCCGCTTGCTCGGCCCGTTTTCAAAGGCAAGGTGGCGAACGACGATCACCGCATACCGCTTTTGCTTGTCGGCGCCGGTGACGCCGCTGATCTCTACTTGCGGGCGCTCGCACGGGCTCCCAACTCCACGTACCTGCCGGTTGCCTGCCTCGACGAGAACGCAGACCAGGTAGGCATGAGCCTTCGCGGCGTGCCGATCGCCGGCAGCGTCGATGATTTCGAGAAAGTCGTGGCCGAGTTGCAGCAGCTCGGCAAGCAGCCGCGCCACGTCGTCTTCACGGAAGCACCTGCGGCCTTCGGCGAGGGGGCATCGGACAACCTGCTGCGTTCCGCCGAAAGGCTTGGCATCGCCGTCTCGCGGCTGTCACAAATGACGGAACTAAAGCGCGCCAAAGGTGACAACCCTTATGAGCTGCGATCGATCGAGCTGACCGATCTGCTGGAGCGGCCGCAGGCGGCGCTCGATCGAGAGGCGATAGCCCGTCTCGTTCGCGGCAGGCGCGTTCTGATCACGGGAGCCGGCGGCTCGATCGGCAGCGAATTGACCACTCAGGTGGCAGCCTGCGGACCGGCAGAGATCGTGCTGATCGAAAACACGGAATACAATCTTTACGCGATCGACATGGTCCTGAACGAGAACTTCGCGGGGGTTCCGCGCTCGAGCTACCTTTGCAGCGTCCGGCGCAGCCAGCGCGTCGAGGAGATCTTCGAGCGGCACCGGCCCGAAATGGTCTTTCATGCCGCAGCGCTCAAGCACGTTCCCATGGTGGAATTGAACCCCTGCGAGGGCGTGCTGACCAACGTCATTGGCACGATGAACGTCGCCAATGCGGCCAAGAAGTTCGGGACGCTCGCCATGGTCCAGATCTCGACGGACAAAGTCGTGAACTCGACCAGCGTCATGGGAGCGACGAAGCGTCTCGCAGAACTTTATTGCCAGGCGCTCGATCTGGACGGTCACCGGACGGGTAAAGGTCCTCGGTTCATGACGGTCCGGTTCGGAAACGTGCTTGGGTCAAGCGGCTCACTCATTCCGCTCTTCAAGCGCCAGCTCGCGAGAGGCGGCCCCCTTACGGTGACCGATCCATGCATGACGCGTTTCTTCATGACGATCCGCGAAGCCGTGGAACTGACGCTGCAGGCCTCCGCCTACGGCTTCGAAAAGCAGATCGGCCAAGGGGAGATCTTCGTCCTCGATATGGGCGAACCGATCAAGATCATCGACATTGCCCGGCGCATGATCCGACTGGCGGGATTCACGCCCGATCAGGACATCGAAATCAAGATCATCGGCCCGCGGCCAGGTGAAAAGCTGTTCGAGGAACTCTTCGACGAGACCGACAAGCGCATAACATCACCGGTGCCGGGTGTCCTGGGAGCGGTCCCCAATCCGATTCCGTTGCCGAAACTGAGAGATGCCTTTGCGCGGCTGCGGCGCCATGCTGAGCGGGGCAACGAGCCGTCACTGATCTCGGTCATGTGTGAATTGCTTCCTCGCTACGAGCACGGAAACAGCACTGCCACAACACAAGTCAAGGGCAGGAGATCTGCGCTTCGACCGAAAGAACGGGCGAAGGCGCGCGCGCCGCGGACCGGCTTCGGGAAGAGCACGCGCAGCGTTCTCCGTTTGCCTGGGAACCAGGGGTGA
- a CDS encoding glycosyltransferase family 4 protein: MSTRRPSLNPAGQASRIESEDNAADWPNGSVAYPSGRKLVIAVVASLTASLTIFRLELLRRLAGAGHDVIAFAPESDARVEQELKQIGVRFVRIPMARTGLNPLEDLRTLWSLRQHFIRLKPDIVLPYTMKPIIYTGIAARLLGIKERCFLVTGLGHVFSDAAGRSFKTWAIRHLCVRLYRLALRGARVVYVYNEADAEDIRRYRMLQRGLSPTMIPGSGVDLDHFTVSTPPQGGPTFLMIARLLRDKGVVEYVEAARMVRRSFPDAKFQLLGHFDSNPTAISQAEIDGWMREGILDYLGTTRDVRPYLAACNVFVLPSYYREGIPRSILEALATGRPVITTDLPGCRDTVQPGVNGLTVKARDVAALAHAMVSFAQDPELAKRMGKRSRELAEARFDVHMINRMLLAGMHLPH; the protein is encoded by the coding sequence ATGTCAACCAGGAGGCCATCCTTGAATCCGGCTGGGCAGGCTTCTCGTATCGAATCTGAGGACAATGCGGCCGATTGGCCAAATGGGTCCGTGGCGTATCCGTCAGGGCGCAAGCTTGTGATTGCTGTGGTCGCAAGCCTGACAGCTTCCCTGACGATCTTTCGCTTGGAGTTGCTGAGGCGGTTGGCTGGCGCCGGGCACGATGTGATAGCCTTCGCCCCCGAAAGCGACGCGCGTGTCGAGCAGGAACTCAAGCAGATCGGCGTCCGCTTCGTCCGCATTCCCATGGCGCGCACCGGGCTCAATCCGTTGGAAGACCTCCGCACGCTCTGGTCTCTGCGACAACACTTCATCCGGTTGAAGCCGGACATAGTTCTTCCCTACACGATGAAACCGATCATCTATACGGGCATCGCGGCCCGGCTGCTCGGAATCAAGGAGCGATGCTTTCTCGTCACCGGCCTGGGCCATGTGTTTTCGGATGCGGCCGGCCGTTCGTTCAAAACCTGGGCTATCCGTCACTTATGCGTCCGCCTGTATCGCCTCGCGCTCCGCGGTGCCAGGGTCGTCTACGTCTATAACGAGGCGGATGCTGAAGACATCCGCCGCTATCGGATGCTGCAGCGTGGTCTATCACCGACGATGATCCCCGGGTCCGGCGTCGATCTTGACCATTTCACAGTCTCAACACCACCTCAGGGCGGGCCGACTTTCCTGATGATCGCCCGGCTTCTCCGTGACAAGGGCGTCGTGGAGTATGTCGAAGCCGCACGAATGGTTCGTCGGTCTTTCCCCGATGCCAAGTTTCAGTTGCTCGGACATTTCGACAGCAATCCCACGGCGATCTCGCAGGCGGAAATCGACGGTTGGATGCGCGAGGGAATTCTGGACTATCTCGGCACCACTCGGGATGTACGTCCGTATTTGGCGGCATGCAATGTTTTCGTCTTGCCTTCCTATTACCGCGAGGGCATTCCGAGAAGCATTCTTGAAGCATTGGCAACGGGAAGACCGGTGATCACGACGGATTTGCCCGGTTGCCGCGATACCGTGCAGCCGGGTGTGAACGGCCTGACAGTTAAGGCGCGCGACGTCGCCGCGCTTGCCCACGCCATGGTGTCGTTTGCGCAGGACCCTGAACTGGCGAAGAGAATGGGAAAGCGGTCGCGAGAACTCGCAGAGGCCAGATTTGACGTGCACATGATCAACCGCATGCTGCTTGCCGGCATGCATCTGCCCCATTGA
- a CDS encoding glycosyltransferase family 4 protein, whose protein sequence is MIMHVITNLTASAGAETMLARLLRSSSDDRVIVVSLMGVSDRNRNLANNPAVVYVSLQANSIASLPGAVLRLASLIRKEQPDVILCWMYHAMVAGTVAATISRRETPVFWNVRQSLDDPACLTRSSRIAIAVAKLLSHQPSGIIYNSARALHLHGAYGYTNRNTVVIPNGFELPQLAASTGTTARRIGIVGRFHPQKDHGTFFKAAAAVIRTHPQAIFSAAGNGLSKDNPAVVELMTQAGLPVHAVELKGEISDMSVFYQNIDVLVLSSRTEGFPNVIAEAMSYGKPIVTTDVGDAAAVAGNAGIAVPARDPEALAWAIREILDLPPVEYARYARNARERVENEYAMAAISKKYSAFLTV, encoded by the coding sequence ATGATAATGCATGTCATAACCAATCTTACGGCCAGTGCCGGCGCCGAAACGATGCTCGCGCGCCTCCTTCGCAGTTCAAGCGATGACCGCGTCATCGTCGTCTCGCTCATGGGCGTGTCGGATCGGAACCGCAACCTCGCCAACAACCCCGCAGTCGTCTACGTATCCTTGCAAGCCAACTCTATCGCATCGCTACCGGGCGCCGTCCTGCGGCTGGCATCACTGATCCGAAAAGAGCAGCCCGACGTCATTCTGTGCTGGATGTACCATGCGATGGTCGCCGGAACGGTTGCGGCGACCATCTCTCGGCGGGAGACACCGGTCTTCTGGAACGTTCGCCAGTCGTTGGATGACCCTGCCTGCCTCACACGCAGTTCACGCATCGCAATCGCGGTGGCAAAGCTTCTGTCGCACCAGCCATCGGGCATCATATACAACAGCGCCCGTGCCCTCCATTTGCACGGGGCATATGGTTACACAAACCGGAATACGGTGGTCATTCCGAACGGCTTTGAACTCCCGCAACTGGCCGCGTCAACCGGGACAACGGCGCGTCGGATAGGGATTGTTGGCCGATTTCATCCGCAGAAGGACCATGGGACCTTCTTCAAAGCGGCCGCTGCAGTCATCAGGACCCACCCGCAGGCAATCTTCTCCGCCGCGGGCAATGGGCTCTCGAAAGACAACCCCGCCGTGGTCGAACTAATGACTCAAGCGGGCCTTCCCGTTCACGCGGTCGAGCTTAAAGGGGAAATCTCCGACATGTCGGTATTCTACCAAAATATCGACGTCCTGGTTCTGTCTTCGAGGACGGAGGGTTTTCCCAATGTCATTGCAGAAGCGATGAGCTACGGCAAACCGATCGTGACGACAGATGTAGGTGATGCAGCCGCGGTTGCCGGAAACGCTGGCATTGCCGTGCCCGCCCGCGACCCGGAGGCCCTCGCCTGGGCTATCCGCGAAATTCTTGACCTACCGCCCGTCGAATATGCGCGCTATGCGCGCAACGCGCGAGAGCGCGTCGAAAACGAGTACGCGATGGCCGCGATCTCCAAAAAATACTCAGCCTTTCTAACAGTTTGA
- a CDS encoding calcium-binding protein — MILNGTNVANRLLGTNLIDTIRGYDGNDEIWGYAGDDYLDGGNGNDRLFGGLGNDFFKAGAGDDYAEGGDGNDSFDGGLGADTFLGGLGNDIFEGEDGNDTINGGDGHDHILGDAGNDTIYGGAGEEYIDAGDGDDIVYAGEGNDGFNNRINPATGKLTQQAVSTGAGNDTIYGEGGNDALKGQSGHDRVYGGIGDDIVDGGDGNNYLDGGDGIDVLDSESGIDEAHGGSGNDRISVGAGNDRAYGDDGDDRIAGESGADLLKGGTGNDLFYGGDGNDTLHGDAGRDTILGEAGTDVLWGGADSDRFVFKGAPALTGQDTVMDFQDGVDFLVLENLGISQYSKSGAAGTIYAYDASGGDVLLKGYDSAGHAISILVDDPNGSLSAANFSRGDFVFA, encoded by the coding sequence ATGATTTTGAACGGAACCAATGTTGCCAATCGCCTGCTTGGTACGAATCTGATCGATACGATCCGCGGCTATGATGGTAACGACGAAATTTGGGGCTACGCCGGCGACGATTACCTCGACGGTGGAAATGGCAATGACAGGCTTTTCGGCGGCCTTGGCAATGACTTCTTCAAGGCTGGTGCCGGTGACGACTATGCTGAGGGCGGCGACGGCAATGACAGTTTTGACGGCGGCCTTGGCGCCGATACATTCCTCGGCGGTTTAGGAAACGACATATTCGAGGGTGAGGACGGTAACGACACGATCAATGGCGGGGACGGCCACGATCACATTCTCGGCGACGCCGGAAACGACACGATCTATGGCGGAGCCGGCGAAGAATACATCGATGCCGGCGATGGCGACGACATTGTCTACGCTGGCGAGGGTAATGACGGCTTCAACAATCGGATTAACCCCGCAACAGGAAAACTCACTCAGCAAGCGGTATCGACCGGTGCCGGTAACGATACGATCTATGGCGAAGGTGGCAACGACGCTCTCAAGGGGCAGTCCGGTCACGATCGGGTATATGGCGGCATCGGCGACGACATAGTCGACGGCGGTGACGGAAACAACTATCTCGATGGCGGCGATGGCATCGACGTACTCGACTCGGAAAGCGGCATCGACGAGGCCCACGGCGGATCAGGCAACGACAGAATCTCGGTTGGAGCCGGCAACGATCGGGCGTATGGCGACGACGGCGACGACCGAATCGCCGGCGAGAGTGGCGCAGACCTTCTCAAGGGTGGCACGGGCAACGACTTGTTCTACGGCGGCGATGGCAATGACACGCTGCACGGCGACGCGGGCAGGGACACTATCCTTGGCGAAGCGGGGACCGATGTGCTTTGGGGCGGAGCCGATTCCGATCGCTTCGTGTTCAAGGGAGCGCCTGCGCTCACCGGCCAAGACACTGTCATGGACTTTCAAGACGGTGTCGACTTCCTTGTCCTGGAGAATCTTGGGATCAGCCAGTACTCCAAATCCGGCGCAGCAGGCACGATCTATGCGTATGACGCTAGCGGTGGTGACGTGCTGTTAAAGGGCTATGACTCCGCCGGCCACGCGATCTCCATCCTCGTGGACGACCCCAACGGCAGCCTCTCCGCCGCAAACTTTTCGCGGGGCGATTTCGTTTTCGCCTAG
- a CDS encoding NAD-dependent epimerase/dehydratase family protein has protein sequence MVVGSGRLVVTGATGFIGSRLVNCALSRGYEVLALARDPDRVSAIKGSGLRVEKWSIGDPLPAVDQSDAILHLAAYIPADLSDVRQAAKCFEINTNGALQIVMDAASQGVKRFVYFGSAQVYAPSPHRATETSPAFPVHRASYYLASKLSAEICLIAFGRANAMPVTVLRLASVYGPGMHGTGMVPTFVRTLGSGRSLIIRDGGQYSVDLVFVDDVASLALEAVGKGADGVFNAGSGHACTSLEAAQIVANVVGASQDLITVEGGSDDAAARGFSSLDVAKAARQLDYKPLSFREGIETWKAMTGPMEFQG, from the coding sequence ATGGTCGTGGGTTCAGGGCGGCTGGTCGTCACAGGCGCGACAGGGTTCATCGGGTCAAGACTGGTCAATTGCGCTCTTTCCAGGGGCTACGAGGTCCTTGCCCTTGCGCGCGACCCGGATCGGGTCTCAGCTATAAAAGGCTCTGGTTTGCGCGTCGAAAAATGGTCGATTGGCGATCCCCTTCCGGCGGTGGATCAATCGGATGCGATCCTTCACCTGGCCGCTTATATTCCCGCTGACCTTAGCGACGTGCGCCAGGCCGCCAAATGTTTCGAGATCAACACCAACGGCGCCCTGCAGATCGTCATGGATGCCGCTTCACAAGGGGTGAAGAGGTTCGTGTATTTTGGATCAGCACAGGTCTACGCGCCCAGCCCCCATCGCGCCACGGAAACAAGTCCCGCCTTTCCCGTGCACCGGGCCAGCTACTATTTGGCAAGTAAGCTGTCGGCTGAAATATGCCTGATTGCCTTCGGCAGGGCCAATGCGATGCCGGTAACCGTGCTTCGTCTCGCATCGGTCTATGGTCCTGGTATGCATGGCACGGGAATGGTGCCGACTTTCGTACGAACGCTCGGAAGTGGACGCTCTTTGATAATTCGAGACGGCGGACAGTACAGTGTCGATCTCGTTTTTGTTGACGATGTCGCGTCGTTGGCGTTGGAGGCAGTAGGGAAAGGGGCGGACGGAGTGTTCAATGCAGGAAGCGGGCATGCCTGCACCTCGCTGGAAGCGGCGCAGATCGTGGCCAATGTTGTCGGAGCGAGCCAGGACCTTATCACCGTCGAGGGTGGGAGCGATGATGCCGCGGCTCGCGGCTTCAGTTCGCTCGATGTTGCCAAGGCTGCAAGGCAACTGGACTACAAGCCTCTCTCTTTCCGTGAGGGCATTGAAACCTGGAAAGCGATGACAGGCCCCATGGAATTCCAGGGCTGA
- a CDS encoding ATP-grasp domain-containing protein: MKVFITGAGALLGQGIIRALRRSTLNATIVAADPNPLSAGLYWADTAHLIRMANDPSYLDRLGDLLRTERPDILIPGTDVELPVLSANRESIESAYGTKVIVSPPGVVSIANDKWLTSEFLRERGLGFVPSCLPGDEEVLIEECGFPLVVKPRVGARSIGFSVVRDREQLRRAIAEQPDIVIQKYVGSDASEYTAGTLTFDGKCRATIVMRRDLRDGNTYRAFAESFPALSRAMAHAADALGAFGPANFQFRLDEGVPRIFEINARFSGTTAVRIHAGFNEVEMCVRHMLFGEPVVQPDITPVTILRHWSETVVRPGELITPLMRLEEKV, encoded by the coding sequence ATGAAGGTTTTTATCACGGGGGCAGGTGCCCTGCTCGGGCAAGGCATCATTCGCGCGTTGAGGCGTTCGACCTTGAACGCGACGATAGTGGCCGCGGATCCAAATCCGCTCTCCGCTGGCCTCTACTGGGCCGATACTGCGCATCTTATCCGAATGGCCAACGATCCCTCATATCTGGACAGGCTGGGCGACCTGTTGCGAACCGAGCGGCCGGATATCCTTATCCCCGGAACCGATGTGGAACTTCCGGTCCTTTCCGCCAACCGCGAATCGATCGAGAGCGCTTACGGGACCAAGGTCATCGTCAGTCCCCCGGGCGTCGTGTCCATCGCGAACGATAAATGGCTCACTTCCGAGTTTCTTCGCGAGCGGGGTCTAGGCTTCGTTCCTTCCTGTCTACCGGGCGATGAAGAAGTCCTTATCGAGGAGTGCGGGTTTCCGCTTGTCGTCAAGCCGCGGGTCGGGGCCAGGTCGATCGGCTTCAGCGTCGTTCGCGACCGGGAGCAACTGAGGCGGGCAATAGCCGAGCAGCCCGACATCGTCATACAGAAATATGTCGGATCGGATGCGAGCGAATACACAGCAGGCACGCTGACCTTCGACGGGAAATGCCGCGCGACGATCGTCATGCGCAGGGATCTTCGCGACGGTAATACCTACCGGGCGTTTGCCGAGAGCTTTCCTGCCTTGAGCAGGGCGATGGCACATGCCGCTGACGCACTTGGTGCCTTCGGCCCCGCGAATTTCCAATTCCGCCTGGACGAAGGTGTTCCTCGCATTTTCGAGATCAATGCGCGGTTTTCAGGAACCACTGCGGTGAGAATCCATGCAGGGTTCAATGAAGTGGAGATGTGTGTCCGACACATGCTTTTTGGTGAGCCGGTCGTCCAGCCGGATATCACGCCGGTAACGATATTGCGGCATTGGTCGGAGACCGTGGTGAGACCCGGCGAATTGATTACGCCTCTCATGCGACTCGAGGAAAAGGTCTGA
- a CDS encoding PHP domain-containing protein, whose protein sequence is MYAQEKKSAGKPVFRRFRELDHAHLNVELQVHTTWTDGQATVLEILSTVKERGLGAVAFTEHVRKDTPWFLEFKNEVVTFARGFEGLHVYVGCETKAMDDNGRLDVSQQVLDACDIVLGVVHRLPDGRGGYLDFKQLSFERTAEIEFQLSIGMIRNAPIDVLGHPGGMSLRRHGRFPEAYFREMMTAALERQIAIEINSSYLVDMPAFLHLCEEVNPFVSIGSDAHRLSELGHCRDQLLELGVGRL, encoded by the coding sequence ATGTACGCACAAGAAAAAAAGAGCGCCGGCAAGCCTGTTTTCCGCCGGTTCCGGGAACTCGATCACGCGCACTTGAACGTGGAATTGCAGGTTCATACCACCTGGACCGATGGGCAGGCGACGGTGCTTGAAATTCTGAGCACGGTCAAAGAGCGCGGACTGGGTGCGGTCGCATTCACGGAGCATGTTCGCAAAGACACGCCGTGGTTCCTTGAGTTCAAGAATGAGGTTGTTACTTTCGCGCGTGGTTTCGAAGGTTTGCACGTCTATGTCGGCTGTGAGACCAAAGCCATGGACGACAATGGCAGGCTGGATGTGTCGCAACAGGTGCTCGACGCATGCGACATCGTTCTCGGAGTCGTCCACCGGCTTCCGGATGGGCGGGGCGGCTATTTGGATTTCAAGCAGTTGTCGTTCGAGCGGACCGCTGAAATTGAATTTCAGCTCTCAATCGGAATGATCAGGAATGCGCCCATAGACGTTTTGGGCCATCCGGGCGGAATGAGCCTGAGACGACACGGCCGTTTTCCGGAAGCCTATTTTCGCGAGATGATGACGGCGGCGCTTGAACGGCAGATCGCTATTGAAATCAACTCGTCGTACCTGGTGGATATGCCGGCATTTCTGCACCTATGCGAAGAGGTCAATCCATTCGTTTCCATCGGCTCCGACGCTCATCGTCTGAGCGAGTTGGGCCACTGCAGGGATCAGCTACTTGAACTGGGGGTAGGGCGGTTATGA
- the cysQ gene encoding 3'(2'),5'-bisphosphate nucleotidase CysQ, whose amino-acid sequence MTSLCEELERIAIDAGEAILGVYDAGPNVCYKDDQSPVTEADERAEIIILDRLSRLFPHVPVIAEEAVACGNVPDIGGGSFFLVDPLDGTKEFINRRNDFTVNIALIERDVPVAGIVYAPAQRCAYVAAEGRAEKLLFGHGGAIEKRETIRARPRGAALTAVASRSHSSSETEAFLVGHGVKDCMSIGSSLKFCLVAEGKADVYPRFGRTMEWDTAAGDAVLRAAGGSVVRLNGSQLAYGKRMQTDDCDFANPHFIAWADMSSASFG is encoded by the coding sequence ATGACGTCCTTGTGTGAGGAGCTCGAACGCATCGCCATCGATGCCGGCGAGGCGATCCTTGGTGTCTACGACGCCGGTCCCAATGTTTGCTACAAGGACGATCAGTCGCCCGTCACCGAGGCGGACGAAAGAGCCGAAATCATCATTCTCGACCGGCTCTCGCGGTTGTTCCCCCATGTCCCGGTGATCGCGGAAGAGGCGGTTGCCTGCGGCAACGTTCCCGATATCGGCGGCGGCTCCTTTTTTCTGGTCGACCCTTTGGATGGCACGAAGGAATTCATCAATCGGCGGAATGACTTTACGGTCAATATCGCGCTGATAGAGCGAGACGTCCCGGTTGCGGGTATCGTCTATGCGCCGGCCCAGCGTTGTGCCTACGTGGCAGCCGAGGGCAGGGCCGAGAAACTGCTTTTCGGCCACGGCGGCGCGATCGAGAAACGGGAGACGATACGGGCCAGGCCGAGGGGCGCGGCGCTGACCGCCGTTGCCAGCCGCTCGCACAGCAGTTCCGAAACCGAGGCATTTCTGGTTGGGCACGGCGTCAAGGATTGCATGTCCATCGGGTCTTCGCTGAAGTTCTGCCTCGTTGCCGAAGGCAAGGCCGATGTCTATCCGCGCTTTGGCCGCACGATGGAGTGGGATACGGCCGCCGGCGACGCAGTCCTCAGGGCCGCGGGCGGTTCGGTCGTTCGCCTGAACGGCTCTCAGCTCGCCTACGGCAAGAGGATGCAGACGGATGACTGCGATTTCGCAAATCCGCACTTCATTGCATGGGCGGATATGTCGTCGGCGTCGTTTGGCTAG